A single genomic interval of Nitratidesulfovibrio sp. SRB-5 harbors:
- a CDS encoding FAD-binding oxidoreductase, whose protein sequence is MSTQAPHLTATQERSLRDIFPGDSLLLTPEQTLIFATDAGRRMGTPLAVVRPTTEAQVVELLRLAQAERLPVYARGRASNQVGACVPDRPGIVVSLLHMNRILDIADDDFVAEVEPGVVTSDLQRAVEARGLFYPPDPASIDISTIGGNVATCAGGMRALKYGVTREYVLGLTAVLPGGRVLHTGGRCHKNVVGLDLTRLFVGSEGTLGIVTRITLKLLPLPQATATLLAGFGSMEAAMHGVRRIFRAGILPVALEFLSPEVLDCVARRQTPPWPDSVRGALLIRLDGSRESLPLEVRRMHDALHSPGNAADATPGNEPPVWSAHGVGRDEEEPLWAMRRGISPSSYLVRPNKIGEDIAVPRGRLLDALTGIRAIAQAHDLPILTYGHVGDGNIHVNIMYDGADPSETTRADAATVEVMRLVRSMDGTLSGEHGVGMAKKEFLHLQLSPLETELMRQVKHAFDPLGIMNPDKAY, encoded by the coding sequence GTGTCCACCCAAGCTCCCCACCTTACCGCCACGCAGGAACGTTCCCTGCGCGACATCTTTCCCGGTGATTCGCTGCTGCTCACGCCGGAGCAGACCCTGATCTTCGCCACTGACGCGGGCCGCCGCATGGGCACCCCGCTGGCCGTGGTGCGCCCCACCACCGAAGCGCAGGTGGTTGAACTGCTGCGCCTGGCTCAGGCGGAACGCCTGCCCGTGTATGCGCGGGGCCGCGCCTCCAACCAGGTGGGCGCATGCGTGCCCGACCGGCCCGGCATCGTGGTGTCCCTGCTGCACATGAACCGCATCCTCGACATCGCGGACGATGACTTCGTGGCCGAGGTGGAGCCGGGCGTTGTCACCTCCGACCTGCAACGCGCCGTGGAAGCGCGCGGCCTGTTCTACCCGCCGGACCCGGCCAGCATCGACATTTCCACCATCGGCGGCAATGTGGCCACCTGCGCGGGCGGCATGCGCGCCCTGAAGTACGGCGTCACCCGCGAATACGTGCTGGGGCTGACAGCCGTGCTGCCCGGCGGCAGGGTGCTACACACCGGGGGCCGCTGCCACAAGAACGTGGTGGGGCTGGACCTTACCCGCCTGTTCGTGGGGTCGGAAGGCACCCTCGGCATCGTCACCCGCATCACGCTGAAGCTGCTGCCCCTGCCGCAGGCCACGGCCACCCTGCTGGCCGGGTTCGGCTCCATGGAAGCGGCCATGCACGGCGTGCGGCGCATCTTTCGCGCGGGCATCCTGCCGGTGGCGCTGGAATTCCTGAGCCCGGAAGTGCTGGACTGCGTGGCCCGCCGCCAGACGCCCCCGTGGCCCGACAGCGTGCGCGGCGCGCTGCTGATCCGCCTGGACGGCAGCCGCGAATCGCTGCCGCTGGAAGTGCGCCGCATGCACGACGCCCTGCACTCCCCCGGCAATGCTGCGGACGCCACGCCCGGCAACGAACCGCCGGTGTGGTCCGCCCACGGCGTGGGCCGCGACGAGGAAGAACCCCTGTGGGCCATGCGGCGCGGCATCAGCCCTTCGTCGTACCTGGTGCGGCCCAACAAGATCGGCGAGGACATCGCCGTGCCGCGCGGTCGCCTGCTGGACGCGCTGACCGGCATCCGGGCCATCGCGCAGGCGCACGACCTGCCCATCCTCACCTACGGCCACGTGGGCGACGGCAACATCCACGTGAACATCATGTACGACGGGGCAGACCCTTCGGAAACCACCCGCGCCGACGCCGCCACAGTGGAAGTGATGCGTCTTGTCCGCTCCATGGACGGCACCCTTTCCGGAGAGCACGGCGTGGGCATGGCCAAGAAGGAATTCCTGCACCTGCAACTTTCGCCCCTGGAAACGGAACTGATGCGCCAGGTGAAGCACGCCTTCGATCCGCTGGGCATCATGAACCCGGACAAGGCGTACTAG
- the smpB gene encoding SsrA-binding protein SmpB codes for MSKKPSPALIAQNKKARHLYELDDFMEAGLVLTGSEVKSLRAGHVNFRDSYVDFRNGEAFLVGLHIAPYDNAGYAQHDPDRDRKMLLHAKQINTLALRVAQKGLTVVPVNLHFSKGRVKVEIAVGRGKKLHDQREDLKKRAADRDTERELARF; via the coding sequence ATGAGCAAGAAACCCTCTCCCGCCCTTATCGCCCAGAACAAGAAGGCCCGACATCTCTATGAACTCGACGATTTCATGGAGGCGGGCCTCGTCCTGACCGGATCGGAGGTCAAAAGCCTGCGCGCGGGGCACGTGAACTTCCGCGACAGCTACGTGGATTTCCGCAACGGCGAAGCCTTTCTGGTGGGCCTGCACATTGCCCCGTACGACAACGCGGGCTACGCCCAGCACGATCCCGACCGCGACCGCAAGATGCTGCTGCACGCCAAGCAGATCAACACGCTGGCCCTGCGCGTGGCCCAGAAGGGCCTGACCGTGGTGCCGGTAAACCTGCACTTCAGCAAGGGTCGGGTGAAGGTGGAAATAGCCGTGGGTCGCGGCAAGAAGCTGCACGACCAGCGCGAGGACCTGAAGAAGCGCGCCGCCGACCGGGATACCGAGCGCGAACTGGCCCGGTTCTAG
- the ptsP gene encoding phosphoenolpyruvate--protein phosphotransferase, whose product MAREILQGIAVSAGVSIGKAFFTNRRRRSVSFEIIPPGAADSEVARLEQAASDVRDDLARARDNVPAELRDHAAIINSHMMICQDPKLIRAASQRIRDHHICAEWALDQAVEAIAAAFSAIEDPYIRERVQDVRAVAERIQTRLVGRHAEPLRTPDERIVLMAHDLTPADAMGLPTVKIMSFATAEGGKTSHTGILARSLQIPAVVGVSSLEESVADGDLVIVDALRGLIVVDPDETELADYTDLKYQFENYQKSIRRQSTLPAETLDGYRIDVQANIELVEEVPQVLDGGGDGVGLYRTEYAFLNRRTSPTEEELYDEYSQLAGLLSPRRVVFRTLDVGADKMLSEQSQLEEPNPALGLRAIRFCLRHQDVFRRQLRAILRASAHGSASLLFPMISGLHELRQAKHILNEVRAELDAAGLPYDPDMPVGIMVELPSAVMISEALAQEVDFFSIGTNDLIQYSLGIDRGNKHVSYLYQPLHPAIVRSIKYVVDSAHRMGISVCVCGEVASDPYCLPILLGMQIDAISIAPQAIPGIKHILRRTNMEECKELLRDVLSASTVSTINRMVKETIYNRFPEELTFFSSMLDQDD is encoded by the coding sequence GTGGCGCGCGAGATCCTGCAAGGCATAGCCGTTTCGGCGGGCGTTTCCATCGGCAAGGCGTTCTTCACCAACCGCCGCCGCAGAAGCGTCTCGTTCGAAATCATTCCGCCCGGCGCGGCGGATTCGGAGGTGGCCCGCCTGGAGCAGGCCGCCAGCGACGTGCGCGACGACCTTGCCCGCGCCCGCGACAACGTGCCCGCCGAACTGCGCGACCACGCCGCGATCATCAATTCGCACATGATGATCTGCCAGGATCCCAAGCTTATCCGCGCCGCCTCGCAGCGCATCCGCGACCATCACATCTGCGCCGAATGGGCGCTGGACCAGGCTGTGGAGGCCATTGCCGCCGCGTTCTCGGCCATCGAGGACCCGTACATCCGTGAACGCGTGCAGGATGTGCGCGCCGTGGCCGAACGCATCCAGACCCGCCTGGTGGGCCGCCACGCCGAACCGCTGCGCACCCCGGACGAGCGCATCGTGCTCATGGCCCACGACCTGACCCCGGCGGACGCCATGGGCCTGCCCACGGTCAAGATCATGTCCTTCGCCACGGCGGAGGGCGGCAAGACCTCGCACACCGGCATTCTGGCGCGCAGCCTGCAGATTCCCGCCGTGGTCGGCGTCTCGTCGCTGGAAGAATCCGTGGCCGACGGCGACCTGGTCATCGTGGACGCCCTGCGCGGCCTCATCGTGGTGGACCCGGACGAGACGGAACTGGCCGACTACACCGACCTCAAGTACCAGTTCGAAAACTATCAGAAGTCCATCCGCCGCCAGTCCACCCTGCCCGCGGAAACCCTGGACGGCTACCGCATCGACGTGCAGGCCAACATAGAACTGGTGGAGGAAGTGCCCCAGGTGCTGGACGGCGGCGGCGACGGCGTGGGCCTGTACCGCACCGAATACGCCTTCCTGAACCGCCGCACCTCGCCCACCGAGGAAGAACTGTACGACGAGTATTCCCAGCTTGCCGGGCTGCTTTCGCCCCGGCGGGTGGTGTTCCGCACGCTGGACGTGGGCGCGGACAAGATGCTGTCCGAGCAGAGCCAGTTGGAAGAGCCCAACCCGGCCCTGGGGCTGCGGGCCATCCGTTTCTGCCTGCGCCATCAGGACGTGTTCCGGCGGCAGTTGCGGGCCATCCTGCGGGCCAGCGCGCACGGCTCCGCCTCGCTGCTGTTCCCCATGATCTCGGGGCTGCACGAACTGCGGCAGGCCAAGCACATCCTGAACGAGGTGCGGGCAGAACTGGACGCGGCGGGCCTGCCCTACGACCCGGACATGCCCGTGGGCATCATGGTGGAGCTGCCGTCCGCCGTGATGATTTCCGAGGCGCTGGCGCAGGAAGTGGACTTCTTCAGCATCGGCACCAACGACCTGATCCAGTATTCGCTGGGCATCGACCGGGGCAACAAGCACGTCTCGTACCTGTACCAGCCGCTGCACCCGGCCATCGTGCGGTCCATCAAGTACGTGGTGGATTCTGCCCACCGCATGGGCATATCGGTGTGCGTGTGCGGCGAAGTGGCGTCAGACCCGTACTGCCTGCCCATCCTGCTGGGCATGCAGATAGACGCCATTTCCATCGCCCCGCAGGCCATACCGGGCATCAAGCACATTCTGCGGCGCACCAACATGGAAGAGTGCAAGGAACTCTTGCGCGACGTGCTGAGTGCGTCCACCGTCTCCACGATCAACCGCATGGTGAAGGAAACGATTTACAACCGCTTCCCGGAAGAGCTGACGTTCTTCTCGTCCATGCTGGACCAGGATGATTAG
- a CDS encoding HPr family phosphocarrier protein, protein MQEPIEETQEGLTVTVCVANDQGLHARPAARLAQEAQKFGAELFLAMDGMEVDAKSILDILSLAAAKGTHLTLRGVGADARHALEHLSALFRNRFREE, encoded by the coding sequence GTGCAGGAACCCATCGAAGAGACGCAGGAAGGACTTACCGTGACGGTGTGCGTGGCCAACGACCAGGGCCTGCACGCCAGACCGGCCGCCCGCCTGGCCCAGGAAGCGCAGAAGTTCGGCGCGGAGCTCTTTCTTGCCATGGACGGCATGGAAGTGGACGCCAAGAGCATTCTGGACATCCTGTCCCTGGCCGCCGCCAAGGGTACGCACCTTACCTTGCGCGGGGTGGGGGCCGATGCGCGACACGCGCTGGAGCACCTTTCCGCCCTGTTCCGCAACCGTTTTCGAGAGGAGTAG
- a CDS encoding PTS system mannose/fructose/sorbose family transporter subunit IID has translation MPTSANAMPDAKTLLLCFLRSYLVGAAFNTRGHQNIGIVFAMEPGLAAIYPDPRARREARKRYLRHFNTHPFWAPLLVGTFLSLEARIARGTFPAEVLRSLKDTTVYTLSAIGDSVFGGSMLVFWSLTTCALVVSGNNGAAFLWSLMLFVSLQVFKLFTFAAGLREGLKVLQRLKQWDLINWGEKLKLCNAVVLASLLWLIWPHHQHASRWTLSALLLMLASWLIGRFHVSRIFLAVCATAAAFALPWADDWMPLPWGF, from the coding sequence ATGCCCACTTCCGCCAACGCCATGCCCGACGCCAAGACGCTGCTGCTGTGCTTTCTGCGGTCGTATCTCGTGGGCGCGGCGTTCAACACGCGCGGGCACCAGAACATCGGCATCGTGTTCGCCATGGAACCGGGGCTGGCCGCCATCTACCCGGACCCGCGCGCCCGCCGAGAGGCGCGCAAGCGCTACCTGCGTCATTTCAATACGCATCCGTTCTGGGCCCCGCTGCTGGTGGGCACGTTCCTGTCGCTGGAGGCGCGCATCGCGCGCGGCACCTTTCCGGCAGAGGTGCTGCGCAGCCTGAAGGACACCACCGTGTACACCCTGTCGGCCATCGGCGATTCGGTGTTCGGCGGCAGCATGCTGGTGTTCTGGTCGCTGACCACCTGCGCGCTGGTGGTTTCGGGCAACAACGGCGCGGCCTTCCTGTGGAGCCTGATGCTGTTCGTCTCGTTGCAGGTGTTCAAGCTGTTCACCTTTGCTGCGGGCCTGCGCGAAGGGCTGAAGGTGCTGCAACGGCTGAAGCAGTGGGACCTCATCAACTGGGGCGAAAAGCTGAAGCTGTGCAACGCCGTGGTGCTGGCGAGCCTGTTGTGGCTGATCTGGCCGCACCACCAGCATGCCTCGCGCTGGACGCTGTCCGCGCTGCTGCTCATGCTGGCCTCGTGGCTGATTGGCCGCTTTCATGTTTCGCGAATCTTTCTGGCCGTCTGCGCTACCGCAGCAGCCTTCGCCCTGCCGTGGGCCGATGATTGGATGCCCTTGCCCTGGGGTTTTTAG
- the rsmI gene encoding 16S rRNA (cytidine(1402)-2'-O)-methyltransferase, which produces MPSTSPRLWVVATPLGNPGDLSPRAREVLTEAALVLAEDTRRAGQLFARCGLTAQRFMSFHDHNEEERLPRILDELRAGAHIALISDAGMPLMADPGFRLVRACRAEGIDVSVLPGPSAPITALAGSGIAPQPFTFLGFPPRKRSDVEKLFAEYANVRTTLVFFERKDRLADTLDAAHAVLGPRECCIARELTKPHEEFILLRLEDRAQLTRELLGEITVVIGPPESVTATPRAEVLALLADEARAAPDEKPRELARRVHEATRGWTVKDIYKLMQDAR; this is translated from the coding sequence ATGCCTTCGACCTCACCGCGTCTCTGGGTGGTGGCGACGCCGCTTGGCAACCCTGGTGACCTTTCGCCCCGCGCCCGCGAGGTGCTGACCGAAGCCGCGCTGGTGCTGGCGGAAGACACCCGGCGTGCCGGGCAGCTGTTTGCCCGGTGCGGCCTGACCGCCCAGCGGTTCATGAGCTTTCACGACCACAACGAGGAAGAGCGCCTGCCGCGCATCCTCGACGAACTGCGCGCCGGGGCCCACATCGCGCTCATTTCCGACGCGGGCATGCCCCTGATGGCCGACCCCGGCTTTCGGCTGGTGCGCGCCTGCCGGGCAGAGGGCATCGACGTTTCGGTGCTGCCCGGCCCCTCGGCCCCCATTACTGCGCTGGCGGGCAGCGGCATTGCCCCGCAGCCGTTCACCTTTCTGGGCTTTCCGCCGCGCAAGCGCTCTGACGTGGAAAAGCTGTTCGCTGAATACGCCAACGTGCGCACCACCCTGGTCTTTTTCGAACGCAAGGACAGACTGGCCGATACGCTGGACGCCGCCCACGCCGTTCTGGGCCCGCGCGAGTGCTGCATCGCTCGGGAATTGACCAAGCCTCACGAGGAGTTTATCCTTCTAAGGTTGGAAGACAGGGCGCAGCTGACGCGTGAATTACTTGGAGAAATCACGGTAGTCATTGGTCCTCCGGAATCCGTGACCGCCACCCCGCGCGCAGAGGTGCTGGCCCTGCTGGCCGACGAGGCCAGGGCGGCCCCCGACGAGAAACCGCGCGAACTGGCCCGCAGGGTGCACGAGGCAACCCGGGGCTGGACGGTGAAGGATATCTACAAGCTGATGCAGGACGCGCGCTAG
- a CDS encoding YraN family protein, whose product MTPPRAAPPTTPSATGNAAIGARGEEAAARLLAQRGLRVLARNWRHGGLELDIVCDDRGTLVFVEVKTRAASGPARPDEALTPAKRGKLVRAARQYLAAHDCWDRPCRFDLVCVVHDGATLTLEHYPHAFDLTASLGGGDAAWQPW is encoded by the coding sequence GTGACGCCGCCCCGCGCCGCCCCCCCGACCACACCATCCGCCACCGGCAATGCAGCCATCGGGGCGCGGGGCGAAGAGGCGGCGGCCCGGCTGCTGGCCCAACGCGGCCTGCGGGTGCTGGCCCGCAACTGGCGGCACGGCGGCCTTGAACTGGACATCGTCTGCGACGACCGGGGCACTCTGGTGTTCGTGGAAGTAAAAACCCGCGCCGCCAGCGGTCCCGCCCGCCCGGACGAGGCGCTGACCCCGGCCAAGCGCGGCAAGCTGGTGCGCGCCGCCCGGCAGTATCTGGCCGCCCACGACTGCTGGGACAGGCCATGCCGTTTCGACCTCGTGTGCGTGGTGCACGACGGGGCAACCCTGACGCTGGAGCACTACCCCCATGCCTTCGACCTCACCGCGTCTCTGGGTGGTGGCGACGCCGCTTGGCAACCCTGGTGA
- a CDS encoding ribonuclease HII, with amino-acid sequence MLQGLLADMAPPHPSTPYIGIDEAGRGCLAGPVVAAAVILPPHADAAALVALLPDLAGLTDSKKLTAAKREALAPCIRQHAVAWGLGVVWPRDIERINILQATFHAMWRAVRFLRPGHAARNAANGPDRAPALLPDLHGLPSVSGKFDLSDVPLIVDGDKIIPAAVFAGQPPCPARPIRPIGSDYPISSIRSVHTVHSDQAAPAIPFPAPVQRAVVGGDALVPAVSAASILAKTFRDQLMTALDRRFPHYGLAVHKGYGTAEHMAAIAEHGPCPQHRATFRGVRPEPPQTQGTLL; translated from the coding sequence ATGCTTCAGGGCCTGCTTGCGGATATGGCCCCCCCACACCCGTCCACGCCATACATTGGCATAGACGAGGCCGGGCGCGGCTGCCTTGCCGGGCCGGTAGTTGCCGCCGCCGTCATCCTGCCGCCCCACGCCGACGCCGCCGCGCTGGTCGCCCTGTTGCCCGACCTTGCCGGGCTGACCGATTCCAAGAAGCTCACCGCCGCCAAACGCGAGGCCCTGGCCCCGTGCATCCGCCAGCACGCCGTGGCCTGGGGCCTGGGCGTGGTCTGGCCGCGCGACATCGAGCGCATCAACATCCTGCAGGCCACCTTCCACGCCATGTGGCGCGCCGTGCGCTTCCTGCGCCCCGGCCACGCGGCACGGAATGCGGCGAACGGCCCCGACCGGGCTCCGGCGCTCCTGCCCGATCTGCATGGCCTGCCCAGTGTGTCTGGAAAATTCGACCTGTCCGATGTTCCGTTGATCGTCGACGGGGACAAGATCATCCCCGCCGCCGTGTTCGCGGGGCAGCCGCCCTGCCCGGCCCGTCCGATCAGACCGATCGGTTCAGACTATCCGATCAGTTCAATCCGTTCGGTCCATACGGTCCATTCGGATCAGGCCGCCCCTGCCATCCCGTTTCCCGCGCCCGTGCAGCGCGCCGTGGTGGGGGGCGATGCGCTGGTTCCGGCGGTGTCCGCCGCATCCATCCTGGCCAAGACGTTTCGCGACCAGCTCATGACCGCACTGGACCGCCGTTTTCCCCACTACGGCCTGGCCGTGCACAAGGGCTACGGCACGGCGGAGCACATGGCGGCCATTGCCGAACACGGCCCCTGCCCGCAACACCGGGCCACCTTTCGCGGGGTGCGGCCAGAACCGCCCCAGACGCAGGGTACCCTGCTGTGA
- the rplS gene encoding 50S ribosomal protein L19 — MNIIKKIEGEHLRLDLPKFKSGDTIKVHLRIVEGEKERIQVFQGNVIRIHRGTTGATFTVRKVSDGVGVERVFPLHSPFIDRVEMVTEGRVRRSRLYYLRELKGKAARIKPKNRF; from the coding sequence ATGAATATCATCAAGAAAATCGAAGGCGAACACCTGCGCCTCGACCTGCCCAAGTTCAAGTCCGGCGACACCATCAAGGTGCACCTGCGCATCGTGGAAGGTGAAAAGGAACGCATCCAGGTGTTCCAGGGCAACGTCATCCGCATCCACCGCGGCACCACCGGCGCAACGTTCACCGTGCGCAAGGTGTCTGACGGCGTGGGCGTGGAACGCGTGTTCCCCCTGCACTCTCCCTTCATCGACCGCGTGGAAATGGTGACGGAAGGCCGCGTGCGCCGCAGCCGCCTGTACTACCTGCGCGAACTCAAGGGCAAGGCCGCGCGCATCAAGCCCAAGAACCGCTTCTAG
- the trmD gene encoding tRNA (guanosine(37)-N1)-methyltransferase TrmD translates to MHFTLVTLFPEFFDSPLSAGLMAKARESGTVDFSFRNPRDATTDRHRTVDDRPYGGGPGMVMLPEPLAVTLRALREDAPRARILMMAPRGRRFTQQMARELAREEHVAILCGRYEGFDARIEELFDIEPVCVGDFVLNGGETAALNVIEAVARLVPGFMGKEESGEDESFSDGLLEYPHYTRPEVFEGLPVPDVLRSGDHGRIAAWRREQSLAATLRLRPELLPEAPLTETDMTFLRHKAAETVERAGRNLHCALVHYPVLNKEKKSVAVSLTNLDIHDIGRCSCTYGLGGYYIVTPIEDQRRLLDGILRHWTEGPGLAANPDRGEALGLVRGADTVQEAVDDITRRTGQRPLVMATSARGAGDTTVGQVRSILAERPVLLLFGTGHGLSPHLVAACDGTLRPVRWMDGYNHLSVRTAAAIIMDRILGDCY, encoded by the coding sequence ATGCACTTCACTCTGGTCACCCTGTTCCCGGAATTCTTCGACTCGCCCCTGTCCGCCGGGCTCATGGCCAAGGCGCGCGAGTCGGGCACCGTGGACTTTTCCTTCCGCAACCCGCGCGATGCCACCACCGACCGGCACCGCACCGTGGACGACCGCCCCTACGGCGGCGGCCCCGGCATGGTCATGCTGCCGGAACCGCTGGCCGTCACCCTGCGCGCCCTGCGTGAAGACGCCCCCAGAGCCCGCATCCTGATGATGGCCCCGCGCGGGCGGCGCTTCACCCAGCAGATGGCCCGCGAACTGGCCCGCGAAGAACACGTGGCCATCCTGTGCGGCCGCTACGAAGGGTTCGACGCGCGCATCGAGGAACTGTTCGACATCGAACCGGTCTGCGTGGGCGATTTCGTGCTCAACGGCGGCGAAACGGCGGCGCTGAACGTCATCGAGGCCGTGGCCCGGCTGGTGCCCGGCTTCATGGGCAAGGAGGAATCGGGCGAGGACGAAAGCTTTTCCGACGGCCTGCTGGAATACCCGCACTACACCAGGCCGGAAGTGTTCGAGGGGCTGCCCGTGCCCGACGTGCTGCGCTCCGGCGACCATGGCCGCATCGCCGCATGGCGGCGCGAGCAGTCGCTGGCCGCCACCCTGCGCCTGCGCCCGGAGCTGCTGCCGGAAGCCCCGCTGACCGAAACCGACATGACCTTCCTGCGGCACAAGGCCGCCGAGACCGTGGAACGGGCCGGACGCAACTTGCATTGCGCCCTGGTGCACTACCCGGTGCTGAACAAGGAAAAAAAATCGGTGGCCGTGTCTTTGACAAACCTCGACATTCACGATATAGGCCGCTGTTCCTGCACGTATGGGCTTGGCGGGTATTACATCGTAACACCCATCGAGGACCAGCGGCGGCTGCTCGACGGCATTCTCCGGCACTGGACGGAGGGTCCGGGCCTGGCGGCAAACCCCGACAGGGGCGAGGCGCTCGGGCTGGTGCGCGGCGCCGATACGGTACAGGAAGCGGTGGACGACATTACCCGCCGCACGGGCCAGCGCCCCCTGGTTATGGCAACCAGTGCGCGCGGCGCGGGCGACACGACCGTCGGTCAGGTAAGGTCCATCCTCGCGGAACGCCCGGTGCTGCTGTTGTTCGGCACCGGCCACGGCTTGTCGCCGCATCTTGTGGCGGCGTGCGACGGCACCCTGCGGCCCGTCCGGTGGATGGACGGGTACAACCACCTTTCGGTGCGCACCGCCGCCGCCATCATAATGGACAGGATTCTCGGCGACTGCTATTAG
- a CDS encoding KH domain-containing protein, translated as MLKDLVEYIAKSLVDKPEDVHVTEVEGEQTSVLELKVAKEDLGKVIGKQGRTARAMRTILGAASTKARKRSVLEILE; from the coding sequence ATGCTGAAGGATCTGGTCGAATACATCGCGAAATCCCTCGTCGACAAGCCGGAAGACGTGCATGTGACGGAGGTCGAGGGCGAGCAGACGTCCGTTCTCGAACTGAAGGTAGCGAAGGAAGACCTCGGCAAGGTCATCGGAAAACAGGGCCGCACGGCGCGTGCCATGCGCACCATTCTGGGTGCGGCATCCACCAAGGCGCGCAAGCGTTCCGTGCTCGAAATCCTCGAGTAG
- the rpsP gene encoding 30S ribosomal protein S16, translated as MSVKLRLARMGNKKRAFYRIVAVNSAARRDGRPLEFLGFYNPMVNPAEVKIDTAKVQKWLDQGAEPTDTVRTLLKKQAG; from the coding sequence ATGTCCGTGAAGCTGAGACTCGCCCGCATGGGCAACAAGAAGCGTGCCTTCTACCGGATCGTCGCCGTCAACAGCGCTGCGCGCCGCGATGGCCGTCCGCTGGAATTCCTGGGCTTCTACAACCCCATGGTGAATCCTGCCGAAGTGAAGATCGACACTGCAAAGGTGCAGAAGTGGCTGGATCAGGGCGCCGAGCCCACCGACACCGTCCGTACCCTGCTCAAGAAGCAGGCCGGATAG